From Eriocheir sinensis breed Jianghai 21 chromosome 19, ASM2467909v1, whole genome shotgun sequence:
cgcacacaaaaaaagaaccaGAAGTTGACTATGCATAtacctatctgtgtgtgtgtgtgtgtgtgtgtgtgtgtgtgtgtgtgtgtgtgtgtgtgtgtgtgtgtgtaatcagacCGTCATGTAGGCTTGTTGTAGGGCCGTAAAGATCTTGTCGATACCTATTTTCGTTGTATTCATTGTCTTGCTACATGCGTTTCCTATCATCTCCTTCCTTTGTATCTTCATATTGTTTGTATttctgtagtagtggtggtggtagtggtggaggtagaagtagtagtagtagtagtagtagaagtacaaGTAGTAACAAACGCACACAATATACCTTCAGAAGCTACCTTTTTCTTAAATGGTttgtctttttattcttcctcctcctcctcttcctccttctcctcattgttgttattgtattttctgttcctcttcttttatcactATATAGAATAATTtgtttaatcttttcttcttccttctcttctaatttTCATCTTCAATTCATCTACTTCACCTAAAgcagtcttttcttcttcctcctcatcttattttcttgactttcttttcctcctcttccattatcacACAGAATACTTTGCTAAATACCCCCACACAACCTCCCTTCAGTGGCTCCCTTCCCGTGTGTTCCAGGAATCTTAGCAGTTATGTCATTCCTCATCTTAATTTCTCATCTTCTGTTTCAagggccagtgcgacggagatgagcaccgaggtcacgcgcagctatagtgtatgccctcaTCTTTGCCTTTATCATCCTCCCTTCAGCGGTTCCCTTCCCTTATGTTCCAGGCAAGTGCTCGCAGTTCGGCCACTCCTGCTTCGGCGCGCACGGCAAGCGGGCCGACGAGCAGTACGGCGCCCTGGAGCCTGTGGAGGACCTCTACCCCTCCGCCACCCAGCTAAGGGACGCCGAGGAGCAACTAGCCATGGAGGATGTCGCCATGGCCAACCCCCGCACCATGGCCGGCGTCAGGAACCTGGTGAGTGGGCTGACGACGAGATGTTGGGGCGGTGACTGAAGGCGATGTTGTGATGTTCTTGTGATTTCTCGTCTTCTTCGGTTATCATAGGGAATATTTTtggtctattcttcttcttcttcttcttcttcttcttcttcttcttcttcttctatttcttcttcttcttctatttcttcttcttcttctatttcttcttcttcttctaccatttccttttccttttttaattcttcatattcttgttcctgttattcTTTCATCATCGCACTGaacacttatttttcttcttctttttcttcttcttcttcttcttctacccgtttattttcctttttttaattcttcataTTCTTGTTCCTGATATTCTTTCATCATCGCACTAaacacttattttcttctttttcctccgcctctatttttttatttatcctctgtctctcttcttcttccattatcgttcctcctcctcctcctcttcctcttctttggtcttcgtcttcctattattatcttttttcttcttcttccttttctttcttagcATTCATCTTCCGCAATGAGCGTTAGCAATAAAACTCACCATAATATTTTCTCGTAGTTTTgtgtcttctattttcttttttatccttttcttttcttccttgtttttatcattcatattttcttcattattttcgttttttttttattccgtacAAGTCAGTTTCatcattatcctctctctctctctctctctctctctctctctctctctctctctctctctctctctctcacacacacacacacacacctactgatCATCCATTATAAATACCTTCGCATGTACCCTTTTAAATTATGGATGACACCCAATGATTAAGAAGTaatggatgacacacacacacacacacacacacacacacacacacacacacacacacacacacacacacacacacacacacacacacacacacacacacacacacatgtattccCAGATATCATACGTATGCATAATCTATTTTTACCCGGGTTATGTAATtttagtagaggtggtagtaatagtagtagaagtagtagtggtggtggtggtggtagtagtagtagtagtagtagtagttgtagttgtagtagtagtagtagtagtagtagtagtagtagtagtagtagtagtagtagtagtagtagtagtagtagtagtagtagtaatagtagtagtaatagtagtagtagtagtagtaatagtagtagtagtagtagtagtagtagtagtagtagtagtagtagtagtatagtccgtttcattccgtctgtccaccaacaaagcgggaattttaaTGGCTGTGGCACCTgagcatttctagttcgtgaatacgtgaaaatcaactgttgtgatagacattcaatcTTGTTTTTCAATactatatttgaatatttatgtgtGCAAAAGACAATtcagtcatttgcatcgataatctaacatacaagcacaggaAAAGACAAACTTATATCAAATAATATAGTCGCATCATGCTCGAAagatccatgtttttttttttttaattcattgactgatagctcatttcaggtatattaaaagacatctggctcttcAAACGCAtgtaaagggtatcttaataatttactgcatacAAATAATGATtattaatcgaaataacatgaaatagtaaataataactgttgaatgcgaggctaggctatttagaatattaggctaccgatgctgtttacatgcaacacatcaaaattccttatgaaTAAACACTTGCAGAGttggatgtcactttatgtacctgaatgagatgaaatatgggtatctgaaaggccaggaatcgttcgagtatgatcagactatactgcttGATATACAAATTGTTCTTTCGTGTACTTATATGGTATATAGATTATCGATACAAATCGGTACGTTTGCGGTCCATATAAAAAGATTAAAGTATTTTTTGTATACacgaacattcaaatatatcactgaaaatataaagttgatcttcacgcaatcacgaactaacaatgcgtaggtgccacatctacgttcgcgagtggacagacggaatgaaacggacacagacagacagacagacagacccacccacccacacacccacacccacacccacacacacactcaaacctcCCATCCTGCGCATTAATCTATTTAAACGCACTAATGGAATCAagggggaagaaaatagaaaacataataaataataaagaccAACAGAAAATAGAAACAGAGTGAAGAGTAAAAGACTAACACCTCACCGTTACGAAATACACGATAAAATATTCCTGCAGTGATGGCGGACAATTTATTTACGGGCGCTTAACATACAGGTACACAATGGGGCACTAATTTATGCCTTGCACCTTTGTCGTTGGCGCAGTTATCTGTATACCATTTTTCTTACGGCCAGGGACACAGACACGAAggctaaacaaacacacataaccgGGGCGCGATTAACATAGGTACAGAAGGGAGACTAATCACTCCCATGCACCTTTGTAATCAGCGTAGTGGTCTGTGTACTCTTACGACATGGGGAGGCagcggctgagtggtcagcgtgcgggcgaggCGTTCAAGAAGAcgtaggttcgcgtcccgcccgccgcgacaaacaagctggcaatttttcagtcaccgcgagtggcctaagactacccacatgctgtcctgaagaccacctatcaactctatattatctctaaaagaggatcaaagatgagctccgaggggcagcatgagccaagcaagatggcgccactataaacattttcctacgccacaacaggctggggccgaccaccaggccccaccgagaAAGCCTGCCCCAGCCATAGGCggaacatgaaataaaaaaagggcagACGGAAACTAAggccaaagaaaaaaagatacatgAATAACCTCCAAGCAAATAACGCATAgcaccttgcacacacacacacacacacacacacacacacacacacacacacacacacacacacacacatgtaactaGATTCggtaaggaaaagagagacgCCAGATGTAAATTGCTTtcgggcttgtgtgtgtgtgtgtgtgtgtgtgtgtgtgtgtgtgtgtgtgctatgcccttgagctgcctcgcttgtgtgtaaataaatatatataacgcaTTCATTAACGTATCCTGGAAGTGGTGTTTCTTTCACCTGGGCGCGGCGGGAGAGGCAAGGCGGCTCCGGAGGGGGAAAGAAAATCACTGAAAGGGAAACGAGTAAAACGAAACCaagtaaaaggaaaaggcgaTGATCGGGTTTGAGGGTCAGAGTGTATTTATTATGAAGCCGAGTGTAAATgtgtatgttctctctctctctctctctctctctctctctctctctctctctctctctctctctctctctctctctctctctctctctctctctctctctctctctctctctctcaattacctAGGCAAGACTTTCTAGTTTGGTTCAGCGGGTTTGTATTGCctatctttcttcatctctctctctctctctctctctctctctctctctctctctctctctctctctctctctctctctctctctctctctctctctctctcgcacgtgtCTCCTGTAATTCTGGGTAACTAAGCAATTCCTCACTTACgtagatcctctctctctctctctctctctctctctctctctctctctctctctctctctctctctctctatctatctatctatctatctatctttattcctttctaatatctgttttcatataTTGATGTACGTTATTTATTACTTTtccttgtccctccctctctctccccttacccccccctctctctctctctctctcccatctgtcCCTCTCcacatcccttttcttccctccttccttctatttccccctttctctctcccttccctccctctttctctctttcttcctgttcttcctcctcattttcccctcttctttcctctcttttcctccccttccccccatttcTATCTCATTCTACCCTCtcttcttacccccccccctttctctcttccttccttccttctttctctctttcttcctctttttcctcctccctctcccctttcctttcctctttttccctcccctcctcccatttctaTCTCACTCTACCCTCTCTTCTtaccccccctcctttctctttccccctttctcttcctcctctcccctcctgctctttccctccctccctccccttacacccccccctctctccctctccacaccccaattcttccctccttccttttctttccccctttctctctcccctccttccctcttcccccctttcttcctcttcttcttcctccatctcccctcctctttcctctctttccctccccttccctctcttcttacccccccacccccttctcttcctcccttcctgcttccctcccctccttctctctccctccctctcgtattAGCACATAAAGCAGAGCGGAGTGACGCGTCGCGGAGCTAACACCCAAATTAACCACttaacaaggagaaagaggacagctAGGAGcctctaatttcctctcttgctaCTTAACCTTCgctaccgacacacacacacacacacacacacacacacacgcggagggagggggagagggatgaagggaaagacaggtagaggaggaggaggagagagggacaagtggaggaggagtaggaggagaacacATATAAGGGCAATTTGAGGAAGACACGACCATGTgccgaggaggaaaagaagaaatacaggaagataaaggaggaggaggaggaggaggaggaggttgtggtgttgttggtggaggtggaagaaaaactgTAAACACGGAAGAGTAGGCAACAGGAAgcttgactgactaattgactgactgactgactgactgactggctgaacaaccgacttattttcttctctctctctctctctctctctctctctctctctctctctctctctctctctctctctctctctctctctctctctaacagcatatctatctatatctatctatccatgcgTAGTTATATATCTCAAACGCTCTCtctatatcttttcctccttccctctcctctcttctctctctctctctctctctctctctctctctctctctctctctctctctctctctctctctctcctctaccccgGCCTCTGCTCTTTAAGGAGTCGCCGCCCAGGGCACAAACTAATTGAACGTTTCATAATATTCAAAAGCGAAGTCTGCCCTAACAATAAAAcagttctctccccttctctctctctctctctctctctctctctctctctctctctctctctctctctctctctctctctctctctctctctctcatctaatatatatatatatatcaattttcatttctatattttttttatttatattatatttttgtatgtgttagatagatagatagatagatagatagatagagagggagagagagaaaaggggggataGATTtgggaagaaaagtaaggaatatAAGGacaaaacgacacacacacacacacacacacacacacacacacacagatatgaaAAGTTAAatattgaatgaaatgaaagaatatttttttcatagactggtgtgtgtctgtgagtgtgtgtgtgtgtgtgtgtgtgtgtgtgtgttcattggcTTACATTTAACCCCATAACACaacattctttccctctctctatcttcttttcctaatttcctttcttttctgtttcctccaatcctatttttatctccattttccgtctttcctccaccttatcaccttttctctttttccctcctcctttttctataatCTTATCTCCctgatcttcttttccttttctcttatctcatttttctctcccacctttctattcctttctttttagcCTATCTCCAATTCTCATT
This genomic window contains:
- the LOC127000494 gene encoding neuropeptide CCHamide-1-like, whose protein sequence is MGRLAVCVVLSFIVACSIFNLADGKCSQFGHSCFGAHGKRADEQYGALEPVEDLYPSATQLRDAEEQLAMEDVAMANPRTMAGVRNLMDMIGQLMRQRAAAQQQQQQQQQRPSPVQLGPNDAYLH